From the Bacillus solimangrovi genome, the window CTAGTGGTTAGGCTCTCTCTTTTTGTTTACTATTATTCATTTTTATGAACGATTGCCCAGATAGTGAATAAAGAATAGGAGTTTTGCTAATGATATGGTTGACCTTCTTGAAAGGTGTCGATCCCTTGTTCCACGATTGAAATAAGGTATTGAGCAATATCTGGTCTAATCTTCTCAAGCTCTTTAAGGTGGTGACTTAATCGCTCGATACGGAAGTGGATTTCATTAAATTGCTCAGTTGAGTTCGATTCAGACTGAAAAATATCACTCCAATTAATGTTCAGTTCTTGTTGCAGTTTAGGAATAATTGAAAGCTGTACCGTATCAGTCTTTCCTGTTTCGAGATTACTGAGATAACCAGATGAAATATCTAATTTTTTTGCTAGTGCATTAAGCCCTATCCCTTTTTGAGTTCGAATTGTTCGTATCTTTTGTCCAAGTTCATTCATAAGTTAAAGCCTCCTAGAAAGGTGAATGTGATGAAGAGAAAACGTGAAATAACGTTAGAATCAATTAGTTATGTACACGACCCAGAAGCCGCAAAGAAGTGGTTTGAAATATACATTGAAATCGTAAAAAAGCAACTTCTAAAACAGCAATCAAATCCAAAGGACTAGCCCCTCTTAAAACAGCATAGGTTGTAATAGAACAACTAGATGAAGGAGGAGTATATGAAAACAGTTGCCTATTATCGCAGTTCCACGAGCATTCAAGAGAACTCAATTGAAATGCAACGACAAATGGCTACAAACTGTTCGATAAACCATGTGCTACCAATTGAAAGAGAATATGTAGATGAAGCCGTATCAGGACG encodes:
- a CDS encoding helix-turn-helix domain-containing protein encodes the protein MNELGQKIRTIRTQKGIGLNALAKKLDISSGYLSNLETGKTDTVQLSIIPKLQQELNINWSDIFQSESNSTEQFNEIHFRIERLSHHLKELEKIRPDIAQYLISIVEQGIDTFQEGQPYH